In Marisediminicola antarctica, one DNA window encodes the following:
- a CDS encoding adenine phosphoribosyltransferase, whose product MIREQASNHVHKLMDSYPGFPSPGILFRDLTPVFADPIAFRAVIDALMHDALTADGAADVVAIAGVEARGFLLAAAGAYSAGLGVVAVRKAGKLPGDVLAQSYDLEYGTAELELHEGRLPAGSRVLLVDDLLATGGTLAAAASLVERAGYVVAGIRIVLELDGLGGRDRLTGYDVQSIAHC is encoded by the coding sequence ATGATCCGCGAGCAGGCCAGCAACCACGTGCATAAACTCATGGACAGCTACCCGGGCTTCCCCTCGCCCGGCATCCTGTTCCGCGACCTCACCCCCGTCTTCGCCGACCCGATCGCATTCCGCGCCGTGATCGACGCGCTCATGCACGACGCTCTCACCGCTGACGGCGCCGCCGACGTCGTGGCCATCGCGGGGGTCGAGGCGCGAGGCTTCCTGCTGGCAGCAGCCGGTGCCTACAGTGCCGGCCTGGGCGTCGTCGCCGTGCGCAAGGCCGGCAAGCTTCCCGGCGATGTGCTGGCGCAGAGCTACGACCTCGAATACGGCACGGCCGAGCTCGAACTGCACGAGGGCCGGCTCCCGGCCGGCTCACGAGTGCTGCTCGTCGACGACCTGCTCGCCACCGGCGGAACCCTGGCCGCGGCGGCGAGCCTCGTGGAGCGCGCCGGCTACGTCGTGGCCGGCATCCGCATCGTTCTCGAGCTGGACGGGCTCGGGGGCCGTGACCGGCTCACCGGATACGACGTCCAGAGCATCGCACACTGCTGA
- a CDS encoding alpha/beta hydrolase yields the protein MNDTAVPLPFDRPGDLPLDDDAVVWSDRLLPGDTRPLVVLLHGRGSNERDLFSLVPVLPQDAVYASVRAPLPHVGGAPGDSWTWFRSGLPGSPDPASAIAATAGVLDWLARVAPNSRVAAVGFSQGGALTTQLLRHAPHRFESFVNLAGFSIEGGADAEQDMLLAAAARPVFWGRDPADPVIPADAIERTMRWLPDHSQLTVREYPGIGHSISRDEIADVAQFLRRTLLR from the coding sequence ATGAACGACACCGCCGTGCCCCTCCCGTTCGACCGCCCCGGCGACCTGCCCCTCGACGACGACGCCGTCGTCTGGTCCGACCGGCTCCTGCCGGGCGACACGCGGCCTCTCGTGGTGTTGCTGCACGGCCGGGGATCGAACGAACGCGACCTCTTCTCGCTCGTGCCGGTGCTACCGCAGGATGCCGTCTACGCGTCCGTGCGCGCCCCACTCCCACACGTCGGTGGTGCGCCGGGCGACAGTTGGACCTGGTTCCGCTCCGGCCTTCCCGGGTCTCCCGATCCCGCAAGCGCGATCGCTGCAACCGCCGGCGTGCTCGACTGGCTCGCGCGGGTTGCGCCGAATTCGCGCGTCGCCGCCGTGGGATTCTCCCAGGGCGGTGCTTTGACCACCCAGCTGCTCCGTCATGCACCCCACCGGTTCGAGAGCTTCGTGAACCTCGCGGGCTTCTCGATCGAGGGCGGGGCGGATGCTGAGCAGGACATGCTCCTCGCCGCCGCCGCACGACCGGTGTTCTGGGGACGTGACCCCGCAGACCCGGTGATCCCGGCGGACGCGATCGAGCGCACGATGCGATGGCTGCCCGACCACTCGCAGCTCACCGTGCGTGAATACCCCGGCATCGGGCACTCGATATCCCGCGACGAGATCGCCGACGTCGCGCAGTTCCTGCGCCGTACGCTGCTGCGGTAG
- a CDS encoding acyl-CoA dehydrogenase family protein — MSFLSDDLLARIHARAPDYDRNNAFFSDDLVELTGAGYLAALVPAEFGGAGLSLCDVVHEQARLARAAPATALAIGMHLIWTAVAKTLHERGDGSLDFVLRDAAAGELFAFAISEAGNDLVLFASSTEAAPLPGGGYAFTGTKVFTSLSPAWTRLGTFGLDATSADAPKLVHAVITRDSPGITVHDDWNTLGMRATQSRTTTLDGATAEAWRVYRRLDPGPSADPLILAIFTNFEILIAAVYAGIGDRALELAVQATTRVSRSTGAAKSQDPLMRMKIARAAMAQDAVWPRLEALADDVDNRVDHGDQWFRKAAGLKLAATQSARIVVDEAISVAGGASFAADSELSRLYRDVLAGGFHPSTADSAHQAVATALLGPIAK, encoded by the coding sequence ATGTCTTTCCTGAGCGACGACCTCCTCGCGCGCATCCATGCCCGCGCACCCGACTACGACCGCAACAACGCGTTCTTCAGTGACGACCTCGTCGAGCTCACGGGAGCAGGCTACCTTGCCGCCCTCGTGCCGGCCGAGTTCGGCGGCGCGGGCCTGTCGCTGTGCGACGTGGTGCACGAGCAGGCGCGGCTCGCGCGCGCCGCGCCCGCGACGGCGCTCGCGATCGGAATGCACCTGATCTGGACCGCTGTCGCCAAGACCTTGCACGAGCGCGGCGACGGAAGCCTCGACTTCGTGCTGCGCGACGCGGCGGCAGGGGAACTGTTCGCCTTTGCCATCAGCGAGGCAGGCAACGATCTCGTGCTCTTCGCGAGCTCGACCGAGGCTGCGCCACTGCCCGGCGGCGGTTACGCCTTCACCGGAACGAAGGTCTTCACGAGCCTCTCGCCGGCCTGGACACGCCTCGGCACCTTCGGGCTGGACGCGACATCGGCCGACGCCCCCAAGCTTGTCCACGCCGTCATCACCCGCGACAGCCCCGGCATCACCGTGCACGACGACTGGAACACGCTCGGCATGCGCGCTACCCAGAGCCGCACCACCACGCTCGACGGTGCGACCGCTGAGGCGTGGCGGGTATACCGGCGCCTCGACCCCGGGCCCAGCGCGGATCCGCTCATCCTCGCGATCTTCACCAACTTCGAGATCCTCATCGCCGCCGTCTACGCCGGCATCGGCGACCGCGCGCTCGAGCTGGCGGTGCAGGCGACCACCCGGGTCTCCCGTTCGACAGGCGCTGCGAAGAGCCAGGATCCGCTGATGCGGATGAAGATCGCGCGGGCCGCGATGGCGCAGGACGCGGTGTGGCCGCGCCTGGAGGCGCTCGCGGACGACGTTGACAACCGGGTCGACCACGGCGACCAGTGGTTCCGCAAGGCCGCGGGCCTCAAGCTCGCGGCTACCCAGTCGGCCAGGATCGTCGTCGACGAGGCTATCTCCGTCGCCGGGGGTGCCAGCTTCGCCGCCGACAGCGAACTCAGCCGCCTCTACCGCGACGTGCTCGCGGGTGGCTTCCACCCCAGCACCGCCGATTCAGCCCACCAGGCGGTGGCGACGGCGCTGCTCGGACCGATCGCCAAGTGA
- a CDS encoding HelD family protein translates to MTKSELEREREYVSGLYARLDELQDLATMQLGQVRRQDVGGNHQSRSERDAFARIYEDRIVQLREVNERLAFGRIELEATASDDVDGDVHRYIGRIGLRDADLKPVLLDWRVPQASAFYQATAANPLGTRARRHLISAGRNITRIEDEVFDAELLGEAGLELQGEGALLAALTAERTGRMSDIVATIQAEQDRIIRSDLKGILVVQGGPGTGKTAVALHRAAYLLYSHRERLRNSGVLIVGPSRSFLQYIEAVLPSLGETGVVLASVGQLFPGIDAATEDAPAVAVVKGSAAMAELIARAVKSRQRVPAAAQELEVNGDRLTLDPQLISNAMHRALQSRKPYNEARVVFVKNALAQLTRQWADQLRSQGNSVDESDHSMLREDLRSSMDVRVALNTAWLPLTPEKLVQDLYARPQWLAELTPGWTDEKRALLRRGRDAPFTVSDIPLLDEAAELLGEYDVVNAAEKREAKQQRRRDIENAERAIENMDVAGQVNAEDLADGFAEGMAKGTTAERAAADRRWTYGHIVVDEAQELSPMQWRLLLRRCPLRSFTIVGDIAQAASASASSDWQSALRTLIGSSEQGERWRLEELTVNYRTPSQISAAAERMAITHGLAVTPSTAVRESKWPIRVTESLLDAVRHDRAISTEGTLAVIAPAGEVRNVFAQLRTEFADHIGLGSHGLTRSIAVLSPQDAKGLEFDSVVIVDPRGVVSESERGAGALYVAMTRPTQRLTLVTDGDLPKGVLEA, encoded by the coding sequence GTGACAAAGAGCGAACTGGAACGCGAGCGGGAGTACGTCTCAGGCCTGTACGCGCGCCTGGACGAACTGCAGGATCTGGCGACGATGCAGCTGGGTCAGGTGCGCAGGCAGGACGTCGGAGGTAACCATCAGAGCCGCTCCGAGCGCGACGCGTTCGCGCGGATCTACGAGGACCGCATCGTGCAGCTGCGCGAGGTCAACGAGCGTCTCGCCTTTGGCCGGATCGAGCTGGAAGCCACGGCATCCGACGACGTGGACGGTGACGTCCACCGCTACATCGGCCGGATCGGACTGCGCGATGCCGACCTGAAGCCGGTACTGCTGGACTGGCGGGTACCGCAGGCGAGCGCGTTCTATCAGGCGACCGCGGCGAACCCGCTCGGCACCAGGGCCCGGCGTCACCTGATCTCGGCCGGGCGCAACATCACGCGCATCGAGGATGAGGTCTTCGACGCCGAGCTGCTGGGCGAGGCCGGGCTCGAACTCCAGGGGGAAGGGGCGCTACTCGCCGCGCTCACCGCCGAGCGGACCGGCCGAATGTCCGACATCGTCGCGACGATCCAGGCCGAACAGGACCGCATCATCCGGTCCGACCTCAAGGGAATCCTCGTCGTCCAGGGCGGGCCCGGCACCGGCAAGACGGCAGTGGCCCTGCACCGCGCCGCCTACCTGCTGTACTCGCACCGTGAGCGGCTGCGCAACTCGGGCGTGCTCATCGTCGGTCCCTCGCGATCGTTCCTGCAGTACATCGAGGCCGTTCTGCCGTCGCTCGGCGAGACGGGTGTTGTGCTCGCGAGCGTCGGCCAGCTGTTCCCGGGCATCGACGCCGCCACCGAGGATGCGCCGGCCGTCGCGGTAGTCAAGGGATCCGCCGCCATGGCGGAGCTCATCGCGCGCGCCGTGAAGTCGCGGCAGCGTGTGCCCGCGGCCGCGCAGGAACTCGAGGTCAACGGCGACCGGCTCACCCTCGACCCCCAGCTGATCTCGAACGCGATGCACCGGGCGCTGCAGAGCCGCAAGCCGTACAACGAGGCGCGGGTCGTGTTCGTCAAGAATGCCCTCGCCCAGCTCACTCGGCAGTGGGCCGACCAGCTTCGCTCGCAGGGCAACTCGGTCGACGAGTCGGACCACTCCATGCTGCGCGAGGATCTGCGCTCGTCAATGGACGTGCGCGTCGCCCTGAACACGGCGTGGCTTCCGCTCACCCCGGAGAAGCTCGTGCAGGACCTCTACGCGCGGCCGCAGTGGCTCGCCGAGCTCACCCCCGGCTGGACGGACGAGAAGAGGGCGTTGCTGCGCCGCGGCCGCGATGCGCCGTTCACTGTGTCCGACATCCCACTGCTCGACGAGGCGGCGGAGCTGCTCGGGGAGTACGACGTGGTGAACGCGGCAGAGAAGCGCGAAGCGAAGCAGCAGCGGAGGCGCGACATCGAGAACGCCGAACGCGCCATCGAGAACATGGATGTTGCCGGGCAGGTCAACGCGGAGGACCTCGCCGACGGCTTCGCCGAAGGGATGGCCAAGGGCACGACCGCCGAGCGCGCCGCCGCCGACCGTCGGTGGACGTACGGCCACATCGTCGTGGACGAGGCGCAGGAGCTCTCGCCCATGCAGTGGCGGCTGCTGCTGCGACGCTGCCCGCTGCGCTCCTTCACGATCGTCGGCGACATCGCGCAAGCGGCGTCCGCCTCGGCCTCTTCCGATTGGCAGTCCGCGCTGCGAACCCTCATCGGCTCGTCGGAGCAGGGCGAGAGGTGGCGGCTCGAGGAGCTCACGGTGAACTACCGCACCCCGAGTCAGATCAGTGCCGCAGCGGAGCGGATGGCCATCACGCACGGGCTTGCCGTGACGCCGTCGACGGCGGTACGCGAGAGCAAGTGGCCGATCCGGGTCACCGAGTCGCTGCTCGACGCCGTCCGCCACGACCGCGCGATCTCAACCGAGGGCACACTCGCCGTGATCGCGCCAGCAGGCGAGGTTCGCAACGTGTTTGCGCAGCTGCGAACCGAGTTCGCTGACCACATCGGGCTCGGTTCCCACGGACTGACCCGTTCCATCGCGGTTCTCAGCCCGCAGGACGCGAAGGGGCTCGAGTTCGACTCGGTCGTCATCGTCGATCCGCGCGGGGTCGTCAGCGAAAGCGAGCGGGGTGCGGGTGCACTGTACGTCGCGATGACCAGGCCCACCCAGCGACTCACCCTCGTCACCGACGGCGATCTGCCGAAGGGCGTGCTCGAGGCCTAG
- a CDS encoding PrsW family intramembrane metalloprotease has protein sequence MNSTPASDSAGGYRPIVANPHPVPAAQVTVPRTKSDPIFVVATLGFALLAIVGVAVAAYLVYALGSQAATIAFVLALVPLAIVLGTVAWIDRWEPEPRAALIFALLWGAAASVGIALIFSFIAQIGQALAGIDDSYATVFFSAVIQAPVVEEVSKGFGILLLFWVFRRHFDGPVDGLVYGAMIGVGFAFTENVQYFGLALTGTDFARVSEIFFLRGILSPFAHVMFTACTGIILGVASRRASGAGAIGYFLIGLVPAIVLHAFWNGMSVIVSDFYGYYLVVQVPLFLLGIAFVYFLRRAEQRVTADRLAEYAAAGWFTTGEVAMLSTATGRARARVWAERHRLGKPFADFTRTATRLAFARQRLISSRDRIGAQHAEATLLARITTDRLALAGLPPMP, from the coding sequence CTCGACCCCCGCATCCGACAGCGCCGGCGGCTACCGTCCCATCGTCGCCAACCCACATCCGGTCCCAGCCGCGCAGGTCACCGTTCCGCGAACCAAGTCCGATCCCATCTTCGTGGTCGCGACTCTCGGCTTTGCACTGCTCGCGATTGTGGGAGTGGCCGTCGCCGCGTACCTCGTGTATGCGCTCGGCAGCCAGGCCGCAACGATCGCTTTCGTGCTGGCGCTCGTGCCGCTCGCCATCGTGCTCGGCACGGTCGCCTGGATCGATCGGTGGGAGCCGGAGCCGCGCGCCGCGCTGATCTTCGCGCTGCTCTGGGGGGCGGCAGCATCGGTCGGGATCGCCCTGATCTTCTCGTTTATCGCGCAAATCGGCCAGGCGCTCGCCGGAATCGACGACAGCTACGCCACGGTGTTCTTCAGCGCGGTGATCCAGGCGCCCGTCGTCGAGGAGGTCAGCAAGGGGTTCGGTATCCTGCTGCTGTTCTGGGTCTTCCGCCGGCACTTTGACGGCCCGGTCGACGGGCTCGTGTACGGCGCGATGATCGGCGTCGGATTCGCTTTCACCGAGAATGTGCAATATTTCGGCCTCGCTCTCACCGGCACCGACTTCGCGCGAGTCAGCGAGATCTTTTTCCTGCGCGGAATTCTCTCCCCGTTCGCCCACGTCATGTTCACGGCGTGCACGGGCATAATCCTCGGGGTCGCCTCCCGGCGCGCGAGCGGAGCCGGCGCGATCGGGTACTTCCTGATCGGTCTCGTGCCCGCAATCGTCCTGCACGCGTTCTGGAACGGAATGTCGGTCATCGTCAGCGACTTCTACGGGTACTACCTCGTGGTTCAGGTTCCGCTGTTCCTGCTCGGGATCGCCTTTGTGTACTTTCTTCGCAGGGCGGAGCAGCGGGTGACCGCGGACCGGCTCGCTGAGTACGCCGCCGCCGGCTGGTTCACGACGGGGGAGGTCGCGATGCTGTCGACGGCGACGGGCAGGGCGAGAGCGAGGGTCTGGGCCGAGCGGCACCGCCTGGGCAAGCCCTTCGCCGACTTTACCCGCACCGCAACACGGTTGGCCTTCGCCCGCCAGCGCCTTATCTCGAGCCGCGACCGGATTGGAGCGCAGCACGCTGAGGCGACGTTGCTCGCCCGCATCACGACCGACCGGCTCGCCCTCGCCGGACTGCCGCCCATGCCGTAG